The segment GGTGAACACCGGGAACCAGTCCTGCTCGTTGTAATAGCCGGTGTGGTCGCCGAACGGGCCTTCCAGCGCATGCTGGTAGCCGGACGGGTGGTTCGGGTCGGGCTGGATATGGCCTTCGAGCACGATCTCGGCCGACGCGGGCACGCTCAGCTCGGACAGCGTCGGCGTGAGGCAGCCGGCCAGCGCGGTGCGGCTGCCGCGCAGCAGGCCGGCGAACTGGTACTCGGACAGCGTATCGGGCACCGGCGTCACCGCGCCCAGGATGGTGGCGGGGTCCGCGCCCAGCGCCACCGCGATCGGGAAGGGCTTGCCGGGATTGGCCAGCGCATGCTCGCGGAAATCCAGCGCGCCGCCGCGGTGCGCCAGCCAGCGCATGATGACCTGGTTGCGGCCGATCACCTGCTGGCGGTAGATGCCAAGGTTCTGGCGCTTCTTGTGCGGGCCCTTGGTCACCACCAGGCCCCAGGTGATCAGCGGCGCGGCGTCGCCGGGCCAGCAGGTCTGGATCGGCAGGCGCGCCAGGTCGACGTCGTTGCCTTCCCACACCACCTCCTGGCAGGCCGGGCTGCTGACGCGCTTTGGTGCCATATCCCACACAGATTTGGCCAGCGTGAACAGCTTGCCGGCCTCGCGCAGGCCGCGCGGCGGTTCCGGTTCCTTCAATGCTGACAAGACCCGGCCGATGTCGCGCAGGTCCTCCATCGATTCGGCGCCCATGCCAAGTGCGACTCTGTGTGTCGTGCCGAACAGATTGGCCAGTACGGGGACGCTATAGATACCTCCATCGGTGCTGGCTCCGGAAGGTTTCTCAAAAAGGACCGCGGGGCCTCCAGCGCGCAGCAGCCGGTCGCAGACTTCGGTCATTTCCAGGTTGGGCGCAACCGGCCGGGCGATGCGCCGCAGCTCGCCCATGCCTTCGAGTTGGCCGATGAAATCGCGCAAGTCTTTGTATTGCATAGTGAATTCTGTTGTGGTGCGGGGCTGGGGGAAAGCCTCTGCAAGGCGGCGTCGAAGTCGGTGACGATACACATTCACCGGCGCCGCGGCAAAAAAATCATCAAAGCCAAGCCGCGCAAATTGTAAGTTTTTTGTCGCTGACAGCGTACTTTTCCGAGCGACCAGCCAAGGCCAGGCCTGCGTTTGCGGGCAATCGGGTGATCCGGTGGCGACATGGCAATCATTGTTACAAATAACTGTAAGTAGTAGAAACCGAAGTTATTATTCTTGACGGGATATAACACCGTTCCTACAATCCGGTCTTGCTCCTGGAGTGTTGCGTCGCAACATGGATTTTCCCCCTGTGTCAAGGGGTGCACATAAAGAAAATGTGCCAGAAAGTCCCTCCAGCAAGGACCGATGTATGGACCCGAAGCAAGGCGGGCCGACCGGTCGCCTCCGGCGACTTGCCGGAGCGTAGTGAGTTTAGTCGTGGCAGGGTGCGCTCCCCCAGAGCGTAGCCTGTTTCCAGTTGGGCGCACGGGGAGCGCCTGCCAACAGATGCTTGGTCGTCACTGCTGGACGGCGCGGCATCCTTACTTGAGTACGTTGAGATCGGGCGCGTGCCGCAGTCGGGCGCGCGAAGCGGGCAACGGATGGAGGTAAGCATGAGCGGTTGGAAAACCCTTCATCTTCCCGGCATCGGGCGGGCCTTGCAGGTCCGTCTCCGACAGCCGGTACCCGGAGTGAGTCGGGCATTGCAGGTCCGTCTTGCGCATCCGGTCGCGGGCCGCGCGTTGCGCGGTGGCCGCACAACGCTGAAGTACGCGCTGAACAGCCTGGGCGTGGTCGCGGTCGTTTCGGCCGTGTCGCTGTCGCTGAGCCAGGAATGGCGCACCACGCTGGCCGCGCTGCTGGCGGGTGACGAGGCACCCGCGGTGCTGGTTGGCGCCGCCATGCCGGCCGCGCCTGCCGTGGCCAGCACTGCCGTGCCGCCGCATTCGGCGGACGTCGCCGCGGCCAAGCTTGCCTTTGGCAAGGCCGGCCTGCCGACGGTGTCGGGCGTGGACGAATGGACCCTGGCGGCATCCGCCAAGGTGCCGTCGGTCGCGCACCTCGCCGCGCGGATCCCGGTCACGCGCGTGGCGCAAGACGCCCGCAGCACCGCCACGCTGGGCAGCGCGCGCGAGCAGGCGGCCGTCGCCGACTATATCGCCCGCAAGTACCGCGTGGCGGCGCAGGCCACCGCGCAGCTGGTGAAGGCGGCCTACCTGACCGGCCGCGAGGTCGGCATCGACCCGCTGCTGATCCTGGGCGTGATCGCGATCGAGTCCAGCTTCAACCCGTACGCCGAAAGCGGCGTGGGCGCGCAGGGCCTGATGCAGGTCATGACCAAGGTCCACCAGGACAAGTACGAGGCCGTCGGCGGCGTTGCCGCGGCACTGAACCCGTATGCCAATATCAAGATCGGCGCGCTGGTGCTCAAGGACTGCATCGCCCGCGCCGGCTCGATCGAAGGCGGCCTGAAGTACTACGTCGGTGCCACCACGGCTACCGATGGCGGCTACGGCGCCAAGGTGCTGGCCGAGCGTGCCCGCCTGCGCCAGCTGCTGGGCGTGCGCAACGCGCCCGCCAACGCCGACAAGCCGGTCGAGGTCAAGGCCCCGGCCGAGCAGCTGGCCCCGACCGAGAAACTGGAAGCGAACAACGGTCCGCACAACGCCTGAGCGCGCAACGGTACCGCCAATCAGAAAAGCACCCCGCGGGGTGCTTTTCTTTTGCCTGCTTCAGCCGCGGCAGAGGACGGTCAGCGGAACAGCTTGCCGAGGCGCGCCATCGCCTCCTCGATATTCTCGCGCGAGGTCGCGTACGAGATCCGGATGTAGTCCTTCGCCGTATGCGGGCCGAAATCCTGCCCCGGCACCATGACCACGCCCGCATCGTGCAGCATCGCCTGCGTCAGCCGGTCGGCATCGCCGGCGGCGGGGTGGTTGACGCCGCGGCAGTCGGCGTAGACATAGAAGGCGCCGTCGGGGCGCACCGGCACGCGCAGGCCAAGGGACTCCAGTGCCGGCACGATCAGGTCGCGGCGGCGGCGGAACTCGGCCTTGCGTTCGTCGTAGATCGCCAGGGCCTCGGGGGTGAAGCAGGCCAGCGCGGCGTACTGCGCCACGGCCGACGCGCAGATGAACAGGTTCTGCGCGACCTTCTCGAAGGCTTCCACCAGCGCCTCCGGCACCACCAGCCAGCCCAGGCGCCAGCCCGTCATGTTGAAGTACTTGGAGAAGCTGTTCACCGTGACCACGTTCTCGTCCAGGCTCAGTGCCGAGACCGGCGGCGCGTCATAGGACAGGCCCTGGTAGATCTCGTCGAGGATGGCAAAGCCGTTGCGCGCGCGCACGGCCTGCAGGATGCGGGCGAGCTCGTCGGGCAGGATCGAGGTGCCGGTGGGGTTGGAAGGCGATGCCAGCAGCACGCCGCGGGTCTGCTCGCCCCAGTTGGCCTCGACCTGCGCGGCGGTCAGCTGGAAGCGCTCGGCCGGGCCGCTCGGGATCATGCGCGCGGCGCCGTCGAAGGCGGCGACGAAGTGCCGGTTGCAGGGGTAGCTGGGGTCGGGCATCAGCACCTCGGCGCCGATCTCGACCAGCACCGCGCACGCCAGCAGCAGCGCGCCCGAGGCGC is part of the Cupriavidus necator genome and harbors:
- the ubiD gene encoding 4-hydroxy-3-polyprenylbenzoate decarboxylase; the protein is MQYKDLRDFIGQLEGMGELRRIARPVAPNLEMTEVCDRLLRAGGPAVLFEKPSGASTDGGIYSVPVLANLFGTTHRVALGMGAESMEDLRDIGRVLSALKEPEPPRGLREAGKLFTLAKSVWDMAPKRVSSPACQEVVWEGNDVDLARLPIQTCWPGDAAPLITWGLVVTKGPHKKRQNLGIYRQQVIGRNQVIMRWLAHRGGALDFREHALANPGKPFPIAVALGADPATILGAVTPVPDTLSEYQFAGLLRGSRTALAGCLTPTLSELSVPASAEIVLEGHIQPDPNHPSGYQHALEGPFGDHTGYYNEQDWFPVFTIDRITMRRDPIYHSTYTGKPPDEPAVLGVALNEVFVPLLQKQFPEITDFYLPPEGCSYRMALVRMKKQYAGHAKRVMFGVWSFLRQFMYTKFIVVVDDDVDVRDWKEVIWAITTRVDPSRDTVLVDNTPIDYLDFASPVSGLGSKMGIDATDKWPGETTREWGTPISMDAAVKAKVDTMWESLFERPAGN
- a CDS encoding lytic transglycosylase domain-containing protein, coding for MSGWKTLHLPGIGRALQVRLRQPVPGVSRALQVRLAHPVAGRALRGGRTTLKYALNSLGVVAVVSAVSLSLSQEWRTTLAALLAGDEAPAVLVGAAMPAAPAVASTAVPPHSADVAAAKLAFGKAGLPTVSGVDEWTLAASAKVPSVAHLAARIPVTRVAQDARSTATLGSAREQAAVADYIARKYRVAAQATAQLVKAAYLTGREVGIDPLLILGVIAIESSFNPYAESGVGAQGLMQVMTKVHQDKYEAVGGVAAALNPYANIKIGALVLKDCIARAGSIEGGLKYYVGATTATDGGYGAKVLAERARLRQLLGVRNAPANADKPVEVKAPAEQLAPTEKLEANNGPHNA
- a CDS encoding pyridoxal phosphate-dependent aminotransferase, whose amino-acid sequence is MDMQHLATASRLANIEAFHVMELAKQAAALERAGRHIVHMGIGEPDFTAAEPVVRAAEAAMRRGVTQYTGALGIHPLREAIAGYYKTAYGLDIPARRVIVTAGASGALLLACAVLVEIGAEVLMPDPSYPCNRHFVAAFDGAARMIPSGPAERFQLTAAQVEANWGEQTRGVLLASPSNPTGTSILPDELARILQAVRARNGFAILDEIYQGLSYDAPPVSALSLDENVVTVNSFSKYFNMTGWRLGWLVVPEALVEAFEKVAQNLFICASAVAQYAALACFTPEALAIYDERKAEFRRRRDLIVPALESLGLRVPVRPDGAFYVYADCRGVNHPAAGDADRLTQAMLHDAGVVMVPGQDFGPHTAKDYIRISYATSRENIEEAMARLGKLFR